The Desulfatitalea tepidiphila genome window below encodes:
- a CDS encoding glycosyltransferase: MHTPKLNIAMLSLHSSPIGPIGTQDTGGMSVYVRELSRWLAARGHRVDIFTCVGDGAPEVELYPRVRLIRLGGPLGTGPPKADLPARLPRVFEALDSYKRSHRRNYGLIHSHYWLSGVVGCMARDQWKRPHVTTFHTLAARKNRDSSMENEPDLRLASERRIADLADRIIVPVQDEGRFIEETYGAPRSKIHTIPGGVDLERFMPMDRCTARRQLNLPEDAFLILYVGRFAPLKRVDHLVSAVARLRSQGRQIQLVLVGGDDPGTASRQALEAAAGRLQIEDAVHFAGRVAQEALPAYYNAADVMVLPSDYESFGLVLLEALACGTPVAATRVGVAPQIVEEGINGTLLAGNRVSDLVSGIAGMMETKRAAAVRLRSTVTPYGWPGIADAVVDVYVSVNANGSDPAVTEPI, translated from the coding sequence ATGCACACCCCAAAATTGAACATCGCCATGCTCAGCCTCCACTCCAGCCCCATCGGTCCGATAGGCACCCAGGACACAGGCGGCATGAGCGTCTATGTACGCGAGTTGTCCCGCTGGCTGGCGGCCAGAGGCCATCGGGTGGACATCTTCACCTGTGTGGGCGACGGCGCACCGGAGGTCGAACTCTATCCACGGGTACGTCTGATCCGTCTGGGAGGGCCGCTTGGAACAGGACCGCCTAAAGCGGACCTGCCGGCGCGACTGCCCCGGGTATTCGAAGCCCTGGACAGCTACAAGCGCAGCCATCGGCGCAATTATGGCCTCATTCACAGCCACTACTGGCTCTCCGGTGTGGTGGGGTGCATGGCCCGGGACCAATGGAAACGCCCCCATGTGACCACCTTTCACACCCTGGCCGCCCGCAAGAACAGGGATTCATCCATGGAGAACGAACCGGACCTGCGCCTGGCGAGCGAACGGCGGATAGCCGACCTTGCCGACCGGATCATCGTTCCGGTCCAGGACGAGGGTCGCTTTATCGAGGAGACCTATGGCGCGCCACGTTCCAAGATCCACACCATTCCCGGCGGCGTCGATCTGGAACGGTTCATGCCCATGGATCGTTGCACGGCCCGAAGGCAGTTGAATCTGCCGGAAGATGCATTCTTGATCCTTTACGTAGGCCGTTTTGCGCCGTTGAAGCGGGTGGACCATCTGGTCTCGGCCGTGGCACGGCTTCGGTCCCAGGGCAGGCAGATCCAACTGGTTCTCGTGGGTGGCGACGACCCTGGCACGGCCAGCCGACAGGCGCTCGAAGCGGCGGCCGGTCGATTACAGATCGAGGATGCCGTGCACTTTGCGGGTCGGGTGGCCCAGGAAGCGTTACCGGCCTATTACAATGCGGCCGACGTGATGGTCTTGCCGTCGGATTACGAGAGTTTCGGACTGGTCCTGCTCGAGGCGCTGGCCTGCGGTACCCCGGTGGCCGCCACGCGAGTGGGCGTCGCGCCGCAAATCGTCGAAGAAGGGATCAACGGCACCCTGCTGGCGGGCAACCGTGTCTCCGACCTGGTCTCCGGCATCGCCGGCATGATGGAGACAAAACGCGCGGCCGCCGTTCGCTTGCGATCCACGGTAACACCCTACGGCTGGCCGGGCATTGCCGATGCCGTGGTCGATGTTTACGTTTCCGTGAACGCCAACGGCAGCGATCCTGCCGTGACGGAACCCATATGA
- a CDS encoding M48 family metallopeptidase, with amino-acid sequence MKRSYGCGLWWILLAVMLLVSACSTVPVTGRSGLNLVSNSQLASMGVEQYQQTLKESKLSKDQAKSAMVREVGIRIANAAEDFLRSSGRNDLAGSFDWEFNLIEDDKTVNAWVLPGGKAAVYTGILKYTQTETGLAVVLGHEVAHAIANHGNERMSQALLTQLGGAALAVALSQQPAQTQALFMGAYGLGTSVGVLLPYSRLHESEADRIGLVLMAMAGYDPREAVPFWQRMNQEGGERPPELLSTHPAPDSRIKDIQKHLPEALEYYQKARKR; translated from the coding sequence ATGAAGAGAAGCTATGGATGTGGGTTATGGTGGATCTTACTGGCCGTCATGCTGCTCGTTTCGGCCTGCTCCACGGTGCCGGTGACGGGCCGCAGCGGTTTGAACCTGGTTTCAAACAGCCAGTTGGCCAGCATGGGGGTCGAGCAGTACCAGCAAACCCTCAAAGAGAGCAAGCTTTCCAAGGACCAGGCCAAGTCGGCCATGGTGCGCGAGGTGGGTATCCGTATCGCCAATGCGGCCGAGGATTTTTTGAGAAGCTCGGGGCGAAACGACCTGGCCGGCTCATTTGACTGGGAATTCAACCTCATCGAAGACGACAAGACCGTCAATGCCTGGGTTCTGCCCGGCGGCAAGGCGGCCGTCTACACGGGCATATTGAAATACACCCAGACCGAAACCGGCCTGGCGGTGGTGCTGGGCCACGAGGTGGCCCATGCCATCGCCAACCACGGCAACGAACGCATGAGCCAGGCCTTGTTGACCCAATTGGGCGGTGCGGCCCTGGCCGTGGCGCTTTCCCAGCAACCTGCCCAGACCCAGGCGCTCTTCATGGGGGCGTATGGGCTAGGGACCAGCGTGGGGGTGCTGTTGCCCTACAGCCGCCTGCACGAAAGCGAGGCCGATCGCATCGGCCTGGTGTTGATGGCCATGGCCGGTTATGATCCGCGGGAAGCTGTGCCCTTCTGGCAGCGCATGAACCAGGAGGGGGGAGAGCGGCCGCCCGAATTACTCTCCACCCATCCGGCCCCGGACAGCCGCATCAAGGATATTCAGAAACATCTGCCCGAGGCCTTGGAATACTACCAAAAGGCCCGTAAACGGTAG
- a CDS encoding GNAT family N-acetyltransferase → MAPLSNLSVHIETLDSYADILRRSPVALSWNCLFTRPFWLKAVCRHLGTPGDPWIVTVSDGDRILGIAPLAIEHKTARFLGSHEVCDYQDVVCVPDTGIPAVAAMLGHLAAQGIRQLDLRTLRPDATILHALRSLLPGQVEAGLTQEDVAFEADLPGDWDAYLMQLNGKQRHEVRRKVRRLENHGLFAYRRIAENDPALPAAADTFIDLFRRNRNDKADFMSDGMAAYFHDLIRGAAGEGLLRLYFLDVDRQPVATVLCFDYRGVRYLYNSGYDERFDALSVGVLSKVFSINAAIESGCRRYDFLKGAEVYKKRIGGHEVPLYRLRITL, encoded by the coding sequence GTGGCCCCCCTGTCGAACCTCTCGGTCCATATCGAAACCCTGGATAGCTATGCGGACATCCTGCGCCGTTCCCCGGTCGCACTCTCCTGGAACTGCCTGTTTACCCGGCCTTTCTGGTTGAAAGCAGTTTGCCGCCATTTGGGAACCCCCGGAGACCCTTGGATCGTAACGGTCAGCGACGGCGACCGCATCCTCGGCATCGCTCCGCTGGCCATCGAACACAAGACCGCACGGTTTCTTGGCAGCCACGAGGTATGCGATTACCAGGACGTGGTCTGTGTTCCCGATACGGGTATCCCGGCCGTGGCCGCCATGCTGGGCCACCTGGCCGCCCAAGGCATCCGGCAACTGGACCTGCGCACCCTGCGGCCCGATGCGACCATTCTCCACGCTTTAAGATCGCTGCTGCCTGGGCAGGTCGAAGCCGGTCTCACCCAGGAGGATGTCGCGTTCGAAGCCGATCTTCCGGGAGACTGGGATGCGTATCTCATGCAGCTCAACGGCAAGCAGCGGCATGAAGTGCGACGCAAGGTGCGGCGCCTGGAAAATCACGGCCTCTTTGCCTACCGGCGCATTGCCGAAAATGACCCCGCTCTCCCGGCTGCCGCCGACACCTTCATCGACCTGTTCCGGCGCAATCGCAACGACAAGGCGGATTTCATGTCCGATGGCATGGCGGCCTATTTCCACGATCTCATCCGCGGCGCGGCGGGTGAGGGGCTGCTGCGGCTTTACTTTCTCGACGTGGACCGGCAGCCCGTGGCCACGGTTCTGTGTTTCGACTACAGAGGCGTTCGCTACCTCTACAACAGCGGATACGACGAGCGTTTCGACGCCTTGAGCGTCGGTGTGCTCAGTAAGGTGTTCAGCATCAATGCCGCCATTGAATCCGGTTGCCGCCGTTACGATTTTCTAAAGGGTGCCGAGGTCTATAAAAAACGCATCGGCGGACACGAGGTGCCGTTGTATCGCCTCCGCATCACGTTGTAA
- a CDS encoding glycine/sarcosine/betaine reductase selenoprotein B family protein produces the protein MRNHKFVEFDDSPWTPLTTRISESRVALVTTAGVHLKSEASYNMRDPAGDPTFRSIPGDADPADLKITHNYYDHTDADRDINVVFPMERLRDLARAGEIGSVASRHFSFMGHILPPHIHTLMHRTAPEVARLLRQDAVDLVLLTPA, from the coding sequence GTGCGGAACCACAAGTTTGTCGAGTTTGACGACAGTCCGTGGACCCCCCTCACGACCCGGATCTCCGAGAGCCGTGTGGCGTTGGTCACCACGGCCGGCGTCCATTTGAAGAGCGAGGCGTCCTACAACATGCGCGATCCGGCCGGAGATCCGACCTTCAGATCCATACCGGGGGACGCCGATCCAGCCGATTTAAAGATCACCCACAACTATTACGACCATACGGATGCCGATCGGGACATCAATGTGGTCTTTCCCATGGAGCGGTTGCGCGATCTGGCCCGGGCCGGAGAAATCGGGTCGGTGGCTTCCCGCCACTTCTCGTTCATGGGCCATATCCTGCCGCCGCACATTCATACCCTCATGCACCGCACGGCCCCAGAGGTGGCCCGCCTTCTGCGCCAGGACGCCGTTGATCTGGTGTTGTTGACGCCGGCCTGA
- a CDS encoding GNAT family N-acetyltransferase, which translates to MSAKESFDIRWYPAMADIDREQWDRLALPLETPVLEWQWLHLLEASGSIAPATGWEPWHLTVWQGDRLVGAAPFYRKSHSSGEFVFDQWWARWAEQQQIRYYPKLVGMSPATPAVGYRFLVDATDPAHAIERVMWDAIDAYSMEAGLSGCHLLFVDPAWMDHAAAQGYVPWRHQSFLWRNRNYPSFEDYLAPFKSIQRRNIRRERRRMQQQGVTIRMLTSDRIPPEMAGLMYRYYLNTNAQYGPWAARYLNAAFFQDLFTCYRHRLLLAAAYHPSTGDQPLALSMLLYKGHTLIGRYWGSALPLKDLHFNMCFYAPIEWAIEHGIQRFDPGAGSPHKIYRGFEAVANTSLHRFYEPRLKRMFNRFIDEINRAELAQIDDLNAQLPFSAKSLPDVGGVGTMAH; encoded by the coding sequence ATGAGCGCTAAAGAGAGCTTCGATATCCGCTGGTACCCGGCCATGGCCGATATCGACCGTGAGCAATGGGACCGCCTGGCCCTGCCCCTGGAGACACCTGTTCTCGAGTGGCAGTGGCTTCACCTGCTGGAGGCTTCGGGCAGCATCGCGCCGGCCACCGGCTGGGAACCCTGGCATCTTACCGTCTGGCAAGGTGACCGGCTCGTCGGGGCTGCCCCATTCTATCGTAAAAGCCATAGCAGCGGCGAGTTTGTTTTCGACCAGTGGTGGGCGCGTTGGGCCGAGCAGCAACAGATCCGCTATTACCCCAAGCTGGTCGGCATGAGTCCCGCCACACCGGCGGTTGGCTATCGTTTTCTCGTAGACGCCACGGACCCTGCCCACGCCATTGAACGGGTCATGTGGGATGCCATAGACGCTTATTCTATGGAGGCCGGCCTCTCCGGCTGCCATCTGCTGTTTGTGGATCCGGCCTGGATGGATCATGCCGCCGCGCAAGGTTATGTGCCCTGGCGTCACCAGAGTTTTTTGTGGCGCAACCGGAACTATCCCTCTTTTGAGGATTATCTGGCCCCGTTCAAATCGATCCAGCGCCGCAACATTCGACGCGAGCGCCGCCGCATGCAACAGCAAGGGGTCACGATCCGCATGCTGACCAGCGATCGGATCCCACCGGAAATGGCCGGCCTCATGTACCGCTATTATCTCAACACCAATGCCCAGTACGGCCCTTGGGCCGCCAGGTATTTAAACGCCGCCTTTTTCCAGGACCTGTTCACATGCTACCGTCACCGGCTGCTGCTGGCAGCCGCCTATCACCCCTCCACCGGTGACCAACCGCTGGCCCTCTCCATGCTGCTTTACAAGGGACACACCCTCATCGGTCGCTATTGGGGCAGTGCCTTGCCGCTCAAGGACCTGCATTTCAACATGTGTTTTTACGCCCCCATCGAGTGGGCCATCGAACACGGCATCCAGCGCTTCGACCCGGGCGCCGGCTCGCCGCACAAGATCTACCGCGGCTTCGAGGCCGTTGCCAACACCAGCCTGCACCGGTTCTACGAACCGCGTCTGAAGAGGATGTTCAACCGTTTTATCGACGAGATCAATCGGGCTGAACTGGCCCAAATCGACGATCTCAACGCACAGTTGCCGTTTTCGGCGAAATCTCTGCCTGACGTGGGCGGGGTGGGAACGATGGCCCATTAG
- a CDS encoding Gfo/Idh/MocA family protein has translation MSHPNIAILWVSLTSCERHKAWLSDLQAFPHVRLACQPHLPDNLDPYQVVITAQDGYSPAEVKRLTEFASRRGHGWLVWTEAPQAPLPQICGVQLQTLDTPTELRVLFDQPETPLAARLDEAIYVAGTRQTLNIIDSQTNIVMYADWRYTHQAVLTQRPVGSGAIATTTLQDTGHPVVRKVLYRLMRQMAGEQPLPREMGAALLGYAPSVGRLHGLGLMETQGFILRAACDLDPSRRAQFQTDFPGVTIYPQAEALAADDSVDLVIVTTPPNTHARLSSQMIAAGKHVVCEKPLALNTHETAAMADSARQHRRLLCCHQNRRFDADYLAIERAVNNDLIGDLFYLETFVGGFQHPCGYWHSHTPICGGTTYDWGAHYLDWIVALMPETVHTVRCTRHQRVWHDVTNADQERIQIRFAHGGEAEFLHSDIAAARKPKWYLLGTGGAIVGHWQEVCIHRPDPVHYYDTHAIPITEMTPRLTAYCRDTEGRIYARDLPAPRPSPFAFHRNLADHIHLGEPLAAPLADSMRVVAILEAASRSAANGGSPEVIDG, from the coding sequence ATGTCGCATCCCAACATCGCCATTTTATGGGTTTCATTGACTTCATGCGAGCGGCACAAGGCATGGCTTTCCGATCTGCAGGCCTTTCCCCACGTCCGCCTGGCGTGCCAACCCCATCTACCCGACAATTTAGACCCCTATCAGGTGGTGATCACCGCCCAGGACGGCTATTCTCCTGCCGAGGTCAAACGTCTGACCGAATTTGCCAGCCGTCGGGGGCATGGCTGGCTGGTGTGGACCGAAGCACCCCAAGCACCGCTTCCTCAAATATGCGGCGTCCAACTACAGACGCTCGATACCCCCACCGAATTGCGGGTGCTGTTCGACCAACCTGAAACGCCCCTGGCCGCCCGCCTTGACGAAGCAATCTATGTGGCCGGCACCCGCCAGACACTCAACATCATCGACTCGCAAACCAACATCGTCATGTACGCCGACTGGCGCTATACCCATCAGGCCGTCCTCACTCAACGCCCCGTCGGCAGCGGCGCCATCGCGACGACCACCCTCCAGGACACCGGGCATCCGGTAGTCCGCAAGGTGCTGTACCGATTGATGCGTCAAATGGCCGGAGAACAACCCCTTCCGCGGGAGATGGGGGCCGCCCTGCTTGGTTATGCACCTTCGGTGGGTCGCCTGCATGGTCTCGGCCTGATGGAAACCCAAGGGTTTATCCTGCGTGCGGCCTGCGATCTCGATCCCAGTCGCCGGGCCCAGTTTCAGACGGATTTCCCCGGCGTAACCATCTACCCTCAAGCCGAAGCACTGGCTGCGGACGACTCGGTCGACCTGGTCATCGTGACCACACCGCCCAATACCCACGCCCGATTGAGCTCGCAGATGATCGCGGCCGGCAAACACGTGGTGTGCGAAAAACCGCTGGCCCTCAACACCCATGAAACGGCCGCCATGGCCGACAGCGCCCGACAGCACCGGAGACTGCTCTGCTGCCACCAGAACCGCCGGTTCGATGCGGACTATCTGGCCATAGAACGTGCGGTCAACAACGACCTGATCGGCGACCTGTTCTACCTGGAGACCTTTGTCGGCGGCTTCCAGCACCCTTGCGGCTACTGGCACTCCCATACCCCGATCTGCGGCGGCACCACCTATGACTGGGGGGCTCACTACCTGGACTGGATCGTGGCGCTGATGCCGGAAACGGTGCACACCGTTCGATGCACCCGCCACCAGCGCGTGTGGCATGACGTGACCAACGCCGACCAGGAGCGCATCCAGATCCGGTTTGCGCACGGCGGGGAAGCGGAGTTCCTCCATTCGGACATCGCCGCGGCCCGAAAACCCAAGTGGTATCTGCTTGGCACCGGGGGCGCCATCGTGGGGCACTGGCAGGAGGTCTGCATCCACCGGCCCGATCCGGTGCACTACTATGACACCCATGCCATACCGATCACCGAGATGACGCCGCGATTGACCGCCTATTGCCGTGACACGGAGGGCCGAATCTATGCGCGCGATTTGCCCGCCCCGCGGCCGTCGCCGTTCGCGTTTCACCGCAATCTGGCCGACCACATCCATCTGGGTGAGCCCTTGGCAGCGCCGCTGGCCGATTCGATGCGGGTGGTAGCGATACTGGAAGCAGCCTCCCGCTCGGCCGCCAACGGCGGAAGCCCGGAGGTCATCGATGGTTGA
- a CDS encoding Type 1 glutamine amidotransferase-like domain-containing protein — protein MQKQPGVIALMGSGELTTTMVEVHKELLEPYGERAQAVFLDTPAGFQLNADDISKKAIDYFQNRVLRPLTVASLKSAEAGREGTVEQAYRRVREADYILVGPGSPTYALRHWKQTHIPELLVQRISEGGTFVAASAAALTVGRVTLPVYEIYKVGASPFWAEGLNLLARFGMNWAVIPHWNNAEGGNHDTRFCFMGAPRMAQLEAQLPDGTGLLGLDEHTALIIDLAQDRAEIRGMGSVTLRRHGGEQVFAKGDRIPLGLLRGEDVLDVKAPASGEPAGPSADKRTVADGEDRVWQPVEDLADKVQAHLVAGRVEPATQIMLELERHIADVREQLQERSAEGAAREALRGLIVLFGTHLARRPASRRDCLAPLVEPLLALRVQLREKKLWEVADAIRDTLQQAGVLVEDTAEGVRWHLIR, from the coding sequence ATGCAAAAACAACCCGGTGTCATTGCGCTCATGGGGTCAGGCGAACTGACCACGACCATGGTCGAAGTTCATAAAGAACTGCTCGAACCTTACGGCGAACGGGCCCAGGCCGTTTTTCTCGATACACCGGCCGGGTTTCAGCTCAATGCCGACGATATCTCCAAAAAGGCGATCGACTATTTCCAGAACCGCGTACTGCGACCCTTGACCGTCGCCTCCCTGAAATCGGCCGAGGCGGGCCGGGAGGGAACCGTCGAACAAGCGTACCGTCGGGTGCGGGAGGCCGATTACATCCTGGTCGGTCCCGGCAGCCCCACCTATGCCTTGCGTCATTGGAAACAGACCCACATCCCCGAACTACTGGTCCAGCGTATCTCAGAAGGCGGCACCTTTGTCGCGGCCAGCGCCGCCGCCCTGACCGTGGGACGCGTCACCCTGCCGGTCTACGAAATCTACAAGGTAGGCGCATCCCCTTTCTGGGCAGAAGGGTTGAACCTGCTGGCCCGGTTCGGGATGAACTGGGCGGTCATTCCCCATTGGAACAACGCCGAAGGGGGCAACCACGACACCCGCTTCTGTTTCATGGGCGCACCCCGCATGGCGCAGCTTGAGGCGCAGTTGCCGGACGGCACCGGTCTGCTCGGCCTGGACGAACACACGGCCCTGATCATCGATCTGGCGCAGGACCGAGCCGAAATCCGGGGTATGGGGTCCGTCACGCTTCGGCGGCATGGCGGTGAGCAGGTGTTTGCCAAAGGCGACCGCATTCCTCTGGGGCTGCTGCGCGGAGAGGACGTGCTGGATGTCAAGGCGCCGGCGTCGGGCGAACCCGCAGGGCCGTCAGCGGACAAGAGAACCGTTGCGGATGGCGAGGACCGCGTCTGGCAGCCGGTTGAGGATCTGGCGGACAAGGTTCAAGCCCATCTCGTTGCCGGCCGGGTCGAACCGGCCACCCAGATCATGCTCGAACTCGAACGCCACATCGCCGATGTCCGCGAGCAGCTTCAGGAGCGCAGCGCGGAAGGCGCCGCTCGCGAGGCGCTGCGCGGCCTGATCGTGCTCTTCGGGACCCATCTGGCCCGGCGGCCGGCGAGCCGCCGCGACTGCCTGGCGCCCCTGGTGGAGCCTCTGCTGGCCCTGCGGGTCCAACTCAGGGAGAAAAAATTGTGGGAGGTCGCCGATGCAATCCGCGACACCCTGCAGCAGGCGGGCGTGCTGGTCGAGGATACGGCCGAAGGCGTGCGTTGGCACCTCATCCGTTGA
- a CDS encoding Gfo/Idh/MocA family protein: MVDRIQWGVLGNATIARKCVLPAILKSRNGIVRMLGSRTPEQAVEQMAGLGVERVVASYQAVLDDPSVDAVYIPLPNHLHCPWTIRALNAGKHVLCEKPLACNVHEAREMAAAARANDRLLMEALMYRFHPRSQQIKQRVERGAIGRPTLVQAAFTFHMEDAVLASGDNVRLDPESGGGALLDVGCYAVSTARWLMGREPVAVQGMAVRNERGVDLLFAGLLDFGGQALATFEAGFISALQQTFRVVGSLGAIELPHNAYIPWDSDAGYVLRRADEEQGTPIRVGRADEYQLMVEHFADMVLERTPRAIVPLEESIENMRVLDALADAAVKGRAVHL, from the coding sequence GTGGTTGATAGGATCCAGTGGGGGGTCTTGGGCAATGCCACCATCGCCCGCAAATGCGTGCTGCCCGCCATCCTCAAATCGCGCAACGGCATCGTGCGCATGCTGGGTTCCCGGACACCCGAGCAGGCCGTCGAACAGATGGCCGGGCTCGGCGTCGAGCGGGTGGTAGCGAGCTACCAGGCCGTGCTCGACGATCCGTCCGTGGATGCCGTCTACATTCCTCTGCCCAACCACCTGCACTGTCCCTGGACGATCCGGGCCCTCAATGCCGGCAAGCACGTGCTGTGCGAAAAACCCCTGGCCTGCAATGTTCATGAGGCCCGGGAAATGGCGGCGGCGGCGCGAGCCAATGACCGTCTGCTCATGGAGGCCCTCATGTACCGCTTCCATCCGCGCAGCCAGCAGATCAAACAGCGTGTGGAGCGGGGGGCTATCGGCCGTCCGACCCTGGTCCAGGCGGCCTTTACCTTTCACATGGAGGACGCTGTACTGGCCAGCGGCGACAATGTTCGCCTGGACCCAGAGAGCGGCGGCGGTGCCCTCCTCGACGTCGGTTGCTACGCCGTCAGCACGGCCCGCTGGCTGATGGGCCGGGAGCCGGTGGCGGTCCAGGGAATGGCTGTCCGTAATGAGCGTGGCGTGGATTTGCTCTTTGCGGGACTGCTCGACTTCGGCGGACAGGCCCTGGCCACCTTCGAGGCCGGCTTCATCAGCGCGCTGCAGCAGACCTTTCGCGTGGTCGGCAGCCTGGGCGCCATCGAGCTGCCCCACAATGCCTATATCCCCTGGGATTCCGATGCCGGTTATGTGCTGCGGCGGGCAGACGAGGAGCAGGGCACGCCCATTCGGGTTGGCCGTGCCGACGAGTACCAATTGATGGTCGAGCATTTTGCCGATATGGTGCTCGAACGAACCCCCCGGGCCATCGTCCCGCTCGAAGAGAGCATCGAAAATATGCGCGTGCTCGATGCGCTGGCCGATGCCGCGGTCAAGGGCCGAGCCGTCCACCTTTGA
- a CDS encoding ATP-dependent Clp protease adaptor ClpS, whose protein sequence is MTVQQPDTTEVVKEEARTRTQEPPMYRVILHNDDYTTREFVVELLVYVFHKSRNAAIELMWRVHRHGRGVAGVYDRDVAETKVAEATMLARQAEFPLQVTMEPDP, encoded by the coding sequence ATGACCGTCCAACAGCCGGACACAACCGAAGTCGTCAAGGAGGAGGCCCGGACCCGAACCCAGGAGCCGCCCATGTACCGGGTGATCCTGCATAACGACGACTATACCACCCGGGAGTTCGTGGTGGAGCTGTTGGTGTACGTTTTTCACAAATCCCGCAACGCCGCCATCGAACTGATGTGGCGCGTGCATCGCCATGGCCGGGGTGTGGCAGGGGTTTACGACCGCGACGTGGCCGAAACCAAGGTAGCCGAAGCCACCATGCTGGCCCGCCAGGCCGAATTTCCCCTCCAGGTCACCATGGAGCCCGACCCCTGA
- a CDS encoding cyanophycinase: MGHLLLQGGAEFKGRMAASDREALARCGGTDGAVFIIPTAAVPDNNHQRAGGNGERWFRSLGAVRVQVLDLVDRRAANDPAIAAQLQPGSLFYMLGGFPGFLARTLAGSVVWSAIRAALDRGAVLAGSSAGAMVMCDLFYDPAQADIATGLGVLPNACVLPHHDTFGRQWVALLRPQMPQATLIGIDEETGVIGHLEENEWMVYGRGTVTLYRPDGMTARFPNGMVFHF, from the coding sequence ATGGGCCATCTGCTGTTACAAGGCGGCGCCGAATTCAAAGGCCGGATGGCCGCGTCGGACCGCGAGGCCCTGGCCCGTTGCGGTGGAACGGATGGAGCGGTCTTTATCATCCCCACGGCCGCAGTACCCGACAACAACCACCAGCGAGCGGGAGGCAACGGGGAGCGCTGGTTCCGTTCCCTGGGCGCCGTTCGGGTTCAAGTGCTCGACCTGGTCGACCGGCGCGCGGCCAACGATCCGGCGATAGCGGCCCAACTGCAGCCGGGAAGCCTGTTCTATATGCTGGGTGGGTTCCCCGGATTTCTGGCCCGAACCCTGGCCGGCAGTGTGGTCTGGTCGGCGATTCGCGCGGCCTTGGACCGCGGCGCCGTACTGGCCGGCAGCAGCGCCGGTGCCATGGTGATGTGTGACCTTTTTTACGATCCCGCGCAGGCGGACATCGCCACCGGACTGGGGGTGCTGCCCAACGCCTGCGTGCTGCCGCACCACGATACCTTCGGTCGGCAATGGGTCGCCCTTCTGCGCCCGCAGATGCCCCAAGCCACGTTGATCGGAATCGACGAGGAGACAGGGGTCATCGGCCACCTGGAAGAAAATGAGTGGATGGTATATGGTCGGGGTACGGTAACGCTTTACCGGCCCGACGGAATGACGGCGCGGTTCCCCAACGGAATGGTGTTTCACTTTTGA
- a CDS encoding PIG-L deacetylase family protein, which yields MKAPVDILVITAHPDDAEYGVAGTVALWIREGRSVAYVLCTSGEKGTSDRTLTPEKLAVIREQEQRAAAEILGVREVDFLRYPDQSIEDTPELRKHIVQIIRAYRPHTVVTTDPYRRYVWHRDHRNIGQVVLDAAFPFARDHGAYPDLLEMGYEPHKIKELWFFGTEDINHYSDIEETFDLKLAALKCHASQMRELELENLDEWMRARYRNLAKDSEYELAEAFHRVKLPG from the coding sequence GTGAAAGCACCCGTAGACATTCTGGTCATTACCGCTCATCCGGACGACGCGGAGTACGGAGTCGCCGGCACGGTGGCACTGTGGATCCGCGAGGGCCGTTCGGTGGCCTATGTGCTCTGCACCAGCGGCGAAAAGGGGACCTCAGACCGCACCCTGACCCCCGAAAAGCTGGCTGTCATACGAGAGCAAGAGCAGCGGGCGGCCGCCGAGATCCTTGGCGTGCGCGAGGTGGACTTTCTGCGCTACCCGGACCAGAGCATCGAAGACACACCCGAGCTGCGCAAACACATCGTACAGATCATCCGCGCCTATCGACCCCACACGGTGGTGACCACGGATCCTTATCGCCGTTACGTCTGGCATCGGGACCATCGCAATATCGGCCAGGTGGTCCTGGACGCGGCCTTTCCCTTTGCCCGCGACCACGGCGCCTATCCCGATCTGCTGGAAATGGGTTATGAACCCCACAAGATCAAAGAGCTTTGGTTCTTCGGCACCGAAGATATCAACCACTATTCGGACATCGAGGAGACGTTCGACTTAAAGCTGGCGGCCCTCAAATGCCACGCCAGTCAGATGCGGGAACTCGAGCTCGAAAACCTGGACGAATGGATGCGCGCGCGGTACCGTAACCTGGCCAAGGACAGCGAATATGAACTGGCCGAGGCCTTTCACCGTGTCAAACTGCCCGGATAG